The sequence below is a genomic window from Actinomycetota bacterium.
GAGACGGCCGTGGTCGACGCCCTCGACGGGGCGGCGGTCGACGCCCACGCCGACGCCGTGGCCGCCGAGGGCGGGAGCCTCGACATCTGCATGAACGTGATCAGCCACGGCGACGTGCAGGGGACCCCGATGGTCGAGATGTCGGTGGAGGACTACCTGCGGCCGGTGGCGACGGCCGTGCGGACGACCTTCCTGACCTCCACGGCGGCCGGGCGGCACATGATGCGGCAGGGGTCCGGAGTGATCCTGGCCTTCGGCGGGTCGGGCGAGCCGCCACGCGACTACTACCTTGGCGGCCTCCAGGTCGCCTTCGAAGCCATCGAGTCCATGCGCCGCCAGCTCTCCGCCGAGCTGGGCCGGCACGGGGTCCGGTTCGTGACCCTGCGGACCGGTG
It includes:
- a CDS encoding SDR family oxidoreductase — its product is MLLEGKNAAVYGGGGAIGGAVARAFAREGARVFLAGRTRASLEEVAATIRDAGGAAETAVVDALDGAAVDAHADAVAAEGGSLDICMNVISHGDVQGTPMVEMSVEDYLRPVATAVRTTFLTSTAAGRHMMRQGSGVILAFGGSGEPPRDYYLGGLQVAFEAIESMRRQLSAELGRHGVRFVTLRTGGVPETIPAGMEGREPIVAEIERLTMLGRAATLEDVGDVAAFVASDRARTMTAATVNISCGSLID